From Bacillus basilensis, a single genomic window includes:
- a CDS encoding nitroreductase family protein: MSATTTNLKEAIVNRRSIRKVTKNDAITKERIEEVLKTALHAPTSFNMQSGRMVVLMDGEHEKFWDIVKETLRARVPAENFEATVERLKGFHAGVGTVLFFEDQATVEKMQENAPLYKDQFPFWSHQGNAMLQHTVWMLLSAEGIGASLQHYNPIVDAEVKETWNIPAEWSLVGQMPFGEPNEQPGERTFLPTEDVVRFY, translated from the coding sequence ATGTCAGCAACTACAACAAACTTAAAAGAAGCAATCGTGAACCGTCGTTCCATTCGTAAAGTAACAAAAAATGATGCAATTACGAAAGAAAGAATTGAAGAAGTATTAAAAACAGCTTTACACGCACCAACATCTTTCAATATGCAAAGTGGTCGTATGGTTGTATTAATGGATGGAGAGCATGAAAAGTTTTGGGATATTGTTAAAGAAACACTAAGAGCCCGCGTACCAGCAGAAAACTTTGAAGCGACTGTAGAGAGATTAAAAGGTTTCCATGCAGGTGTTGGGACTGTGTTATTCTTTGAAGATCAAGCTACTGTAGAAAAAATGCAAGAAAATGCACCATTATATAAAGATCAGTTCCCATTCTGGTCTCATCAAGGAAATGCGATGTTACAACATACTGTGTGGATGCTATTATCTGCTGAAGGAATTGGGGCGTCATTACAACATTACAACCCAATCGTAGATGCTGAAGTGAAAGAAACTTGGAACATTCCGGCAGAGTGGAGCTTAGTAGGACAAATGCCATTTGGTGAACCAAACGAACAACCAGGAGAAAGAACGTTCTTGCCTACTGAAGATGTAGTGAGATTTTATTAA
- a CDS encoding DsbA family oxidoreductase → MTVKMKVYSDFICPFCFLAKGPLDEVAKEKDVEIEWMPFELRPSPYSKIDPWNEPEKLGSWDAFILPTAKKLGIDMRLPRVSPHPYTHLAFEGCQFAKERGLGNEYHHRVFTAFFQEEQNIEDIDVLTKLAVEVGLPEAEFKDALVTRKYKEKHQEAIQHAYDEANIMAVPTVMIGDEVIQGLASKETLQRVIDKEIEKDKTNSFEGMQCSTDGYC, encoded by the coding sequence ATGACTGTAAAAATGAAAGTATACTCAGATTTTATATGTCCATTTTGTTTTTTAGCAAAAGGTCCATTAGATGAAGTAGCGAAAGAGAAAGATGTAGAAATTGAATGGATGCCATTTGAGTTGCGCCCAAGTCCCTATTCAAAAATAGATCCATGGAATGAGCCAGAAAAATTAGGTTCATGGGATGCTTTCATTCTTCCAACTGCGAAGAAATTAGGAATCGATATGCGTTTGCCACGTGTTTCTCCGCATCCATATACACATTTAGCTTTTGAAGGGTGTCAATTTGCGAAAGAACGTGGACTAGGAAATGAATATCATCACCGCGTATTCACAGCATTTTTCCAAGAAGAGCAAAACATTGAAGATATTGATGTGTTAACAAAATTAGCAGTAGAAGTAGGACTTCCTGAAGCTGAATTTAAAGATGCTTTAGTAACTCGCAAATATAAAGAAAAGCATCAAGAAGCAATACAGCATGCATATGATGAAGCGAATATTATGGCTGTTCCAACTGTCATGATTGGGGATGAAGTCATTCAAGGTCTTGCTAGTAAAGAAACGTTACAAAGAGTTATTGATAAAGAAATTGAAAAGGATAAAACAAATTCATTTGAAGGCATGCAATGTAGTACAGATGGATATTGCTAA
- a CDS encoding Rrf2 family transcriptional regulator: MKISSRFSIAVHILSILKNNPSSVCTSDYIAESVNTNPVVIRKIMSYLKQAGFVYVNRGPGGAGLLKDLHEITLLDVYHAVNVVEEDKLFHIHEQPNPDCPIGANIQAVLEVILIQAQSAMEEVLRNITMGQLFETLQEKMNA, from the coding sequence ATGAAAATTAGTAGCCGCTTTTCTATAGCTGTTCATATTTTATCTATTTTGAAAAACAATCCATCTTCAGTTTGTACTTCAGACTATATAGCTGAAAGTGTAAATACGAATCCAGTAGTCATTCGTAAAATTATGTCGTACTTGAAGCAAGCTGGTTTTGTTTACGTAAACCGAGGTCCAGGTGGCGCAGGGTTATTAAAGGATTTACATGAAATCACGTTGTTAGATGTGTATCATGCAGTAAATGTAGTGGAAGAGGATAAATTATTTCATATTCATGAGCAACCAAATCCAGATTGTCCAATTGGAGCAAATATTCAAGCTGTATTAGAAGTTATATTAATACAAGCGCAATCCGCCATGGAAGAAGTTTTGAGAAATATTACGATGGGGCAGCTGTTTGAAACTTTGCAAGAAAAAATGAATGCTTAA
- a CDS encoding AI-2E family transporter — MNEVKNFFRSRGFQRFLVLIIVALVLYGLKSMINLILITFILTFLMDRFQRFISKKLKVNRKIVIACLYIILVSFIGTTLYKYLPVLTIQISQLIYQFKLFFQNPPDNEIIKYALSTINGMEVSKYIEQGVDVIYQSIANIGKVSLQILLSLILSLFFLLEKERIISFTSKLKDSSLKVFYEEIAYFGERFARSFGKVIEAQFLIAVVNCILTVIALIVLGFPQLLVLAVMIFLLGLIPVAGVIISLFPLCIIAYNVGGVMYVVYILVFITVIHALESYFLNPKFMSAKTNLPIFYTFMILIFSEHFLGIWGLIIGIPIFIFFLDVLDVNNEESIKK; from the coding sequence ATGAATGAAGTGAAAAATTTCTTTCGAAGTAGAGGGTTTCAACGGTTTCTCGTTTTAATAATAGTGGCGCTTGTATTATATGGATTAAAAAGTATGATCAATTTAATATTAATTACGTTTATACTGACATTTTTAATGGATCGATTTCAACGTTTTATTTCAAAGAAATTGAAAGTGAACCGGAAAATTGTTATCGCCTGTTTGTATATCATATTAGTTTCCTTTATTGGTACGACATTGTATAAATATTTACCTGTGTTAACGATACAAATTTCACAATTGATTTATCAATTTAAATTGTTTTTTCAAAACCCACCTGATAATGAAATCATTAAATATGCACTTTCGACAATTAACGGAATGGAAGTATCAAAATATATAGAACAAGGTGTAGATGTCATATATCAATCGATTGCAAATATAGGAAAAGTCAGTTTGCAAATATTACTCTCACTTATTTTAAGTTTATTTTTCTTGTTAGAAAAAGAACGCATAATATCATTTACTTCGAAATTGAAAGATAGTAGTCTGAAGGTTTTTTATGAGGAAATTGCATATTTTGGTGAAAGGTTTGCAAGATCGTTCGGTAAAGTAATTGAAGCGCAGTTTTTAATTGCAGTTGTAAATTGTATTCTTACTGTCATTGCATTAATTGTTTTAGGATTTCCGCAGCTTCTCGTATTAGCTGTCATGATTTTCTTACTTGGATTAATCCCTGTTGCCGGGGTAATCATTTCCTTGTTTCCACTTTGTATTATTGCATATAACGTAGGCGGAGTTATGTACGTTGTATACATACTTGTGTTCATTACAGTAATCCATGCTCTTGAAAGTTATTTTTTAAACCCGAAGTTTATGTCTGCGAAAACGAATTTACCAATCTTTTATACATTTATGATTCTCATCTTTTCAGAACATTTCCTCGGAATCTGGGGGCTTATTATCGGGATACCAATCTTCATCTTTTTCTTAGATGTACTTGATGTAAATAATGAGGAATCGATTAAAAAATAG